The nucleotide sequence ccagaggagagcACAAAACTGATCCAACGTTTAgcaaacctgacctatgaggaaaggttaaaaacactggACCTGGTTAGTCTTGTGAAAAGAGgattgaggggggacctgataacagtcttcacatCTGTTCTGGGCTGTTTtagagaggatggtgatcaattgttcgacatgtcctctgaaggtaggacaagaagtacattagaacggccatattggggcGGACCTATGgcccctctagcccagtatcctgtcttctgaaagtggccaatgccaggtgctacagggggaatgaacagaacagggtaattagtgagtgatccatccccagtcatctGGATGGGCCCTTCTCCAGAATTTTGAGGGATGTTTAGATCCAGGGGTTCGGTTCAGCATTAGATAAGGGATGAAATGTCAAGTTCAGTCCCAAATTTGGATCCAATCTcctgcttgtcttcactagatAATGAGGCCATGACCTTCAAAAGTCACGTTACCTAAGAGGTTAAACATGACTTTGTTGTCAGTGTAGACAGGCACCGTGATGTTTAACACTGTGTCAGCTGTTCATGGGTAAAGCCATAGAGTTAACCTGACCACCACCCACTGACATGATGTTAAATGCCCCGGCACCCATCCACACTGAATGCCAGTcgtgtgggtgaaatcctggccctactgaagtcagtgggagttctgccttTGACTTCAACCGGGCCAGCGCTTCACCCcaggttagaatcatagaaccatagggctagaagggaccacaagggccatctagtctaaccccctgccgagatgcaagatttgttgtgtctaaagtTAGTTAACGTGATTCCTCAAGGCTATGTTCTAAGGCAACCTAGTATTCAAACAAAGGTAGGGGATGGTGAGCTTTGAGGGTTTGGTCCTGGCCCATCTCTCGGATCAGGGCAACTGATTACTAGCAAACCTTTTCCTCCAAGCCAGAGGCAGCAGTACAATCCCTAGAGTCCCGTGAATCTCTTGGAGCCCAGGTCTTCTGATCCTCTGCTGGCTTTTTGATCATGCCAGGGGCTTTAtatgttctttctttttctttgccttttcttttccttttttgtttgtttgtttgttgaggTCATGCTATCCTCTTAGTCTGTAAAACCATCTGTAATTATTCCTTGTAACTGCAGGATGAAGATAAAGCTgatcagctgcaggtttttattgCTGTTGGACTCAGCCGACAAGCAATTTCTAATCATCCCTTGAAGAAGCTGCAAGTACTGCAGCAGCAGATGTCTTAGGCACTGTGCATTTGTCTTTTCTCCcacctttgtcttgtctatgtagactgtaatctctctgggacagggactgcctCTTTCTTTAtatctgtgcagtgcccagcacaatggggtcctgatcttggttgaggTCTCTAGGAGTTACCATAATAaagataaataatagtaatatccTGCAGAAAGGATTCatagagtcacagagtttaagaccagaagagaccgTTAGATCCTCTAGCCTGAGCTGTATATCAAGACCAGAGAATTTAACCCACTTATGTCTtcattgagcccagtaacttgtgtttgacttacagcatcttccagaaaggcagccatgATGCCAACAAaatatggagaatccaccacttccattAGTAGTTTGTTCCATGGGGTACCCATTGGTATGGCCAATCTGGGTACCCCTAAACAATAGCTAAAGAAGGGCAAGATGGGAAGAGAGTAAGGTTTGGAGTGTACTAACCAGGCAATGTGCTTTGTATTTATGGTCCATAGGGTACGGCCATGCGGCCCCAAGCACAGATGGTGGGAAAGTCTTCTGCATGTTCTACGCCCTGCTGGGGATCCCACTCACACTCGTCATGTTCCAGAGCTTGGGTGAGAGGATCAACACCTTCGTCAAATACCTTCTGCACCGCATCAAGAAGTGCCTTGGCATGAGACGGACGGAGGTGTCCATGGCCAACATGGTCACCATTGGGTTCTTCTCCTGCATCAGCACCCTGTGCATTGGGGCCGCGGCATTTTCCTACTACGAGCACTGGAGCTTCTTCCACGCCTACTACTATTGTTTCATCACCCTCACCACCATCGGCTTCGGGGACTACGTGGCACTCCAGAAGGATGAGGCGCTGCAGACCAAACCCCAGTATGTGGCCTTCAGCTTCGTCTACATCCTGACGGGGCTGACCGTCATCGGGGCCTTCCTCAATCTGGTGGTGCTGCGCTTCATGACCATGAATGCCGAGGACGAGAAGCGGGATGCCGAGCACCGAGCACTGCTCACGCACAACGGGCAGGCCAGCAGCGTGCACACCACGGACACCACCTCGTCCACCACGGCGGtgggagggggcggcgggggagggggcgggggcggattCCGCAACGTCTACGCGGAGGTGCTCCACTTCCAGTCCATGTGCTCGTGTCTGTGGTACAAGAGCCAGGAGAAGCTGCAGTACTCCATCCCTATGATCATCCCCAGGGACCTGTCCACCTCGGACACGTGCGTGGAGCAGAGCCACTCCTCGCCTAGCCGCTACCCCGACACCCCCTCCAACAGATGCTTCTGCAATGCCCAGCGCTCGGCCATCAGCTCTGTCTCCACGGGACTCCACAGCCTCTCGGCCTTGCAGGGACTCATGAAGCGCCGCAGCTCTGTgtaactcccccccacccccaccatgcaCACACAACACTGAGGACTCTTCGTTTTTAATATAGAGAGGAAACTTATGGAGACCAGCAAAACCAGGTGAAGGAAAGCCTTCAGATTTTATTCAGATTCAACAGACCGATTCCAAAAGGGACAGCCCGAGAGACGGGGAGTACGTTGGCTGCACAAATGTGTGTGCAGACGAGTGTATCTGTGTGTGAGCATATGGACGTATAGATACAGATGTATACACATGTGGAAGCTGGTAAGCTGTCTCTAATGCTCCTTTCATTGAGAAACTCTTTTGCATCATTTTGCAACAACTCCATGAAATGTGAAACTTGAAGCGAATACACGGATAGCTTTTGAAACAGGCGACGGAGGGGTGTGCATCGGAACGGCTCTGGTACAGACAGATCCCGTCTATGTTTGCATCTCTTTATTTATACCTCTCTGAACTGACAGGTGGACCTAGTGTCCTCTTAGCACATCTCCCTGCCCACACCCTGCCCTAGATAAATACCTGGGCTATGCACCCCGCTGCATTTCTAATTTCACCCCACGCTGTCCCGGTGAGCCAGGCATGCCGGTATGTCATACACTTTGGGGGTAGCTTTGCAGCTGCAATGGAGGTTAAGAGAAAGTAGacgtgtatgtgtgtttgtgcacaCTCCCAACTTTGTACCTTTCATGCAGGTCggtcagttgcacacacacaaaatattcccAGCCAAAGAAGCAAGTAGGGGTCTTGGACAGGGGCTTTCTTCCTGTTTCTATCTCCTCCTCCCCAGGATCTTTGCTGTGTTTCTCTAAAAGATGCACTGCCAGTTTCCCAGCATCTGCCGCATACCGGCTCATGAAGTGGCCACGCAATCATGTCTGCCTCTTAACATCACGCCATGGCCTCGGCGCTGGCGGCATTGTTGTTACATGACGTGACATCAATGGCGTTATGACATGACGCCCAACATAATCCTTCGGTAATCCCATGGGCTGGTCTCAAATCCCATGCGACTTGCGGGGAAGTCTGGCACCATCAGTCTGCACCAGGGACGAGTCTCTGCTCTTAGGCCATCTGGAAAGGATTGTATGTTTTCTACTGGGGGATCAAAGCCAGAGGTGATATAAACACTGGTATCATTGACACATTGATAAGGCAGAGTGGGTCATAACTTTCACACCATAGGGGGAGACTTAGTCAATTCTATGTCTCTGACTAGAATGGTGCCACCCTTGCTGACACCCTTTCCACCCTATCCGCGGGTAAGTTACATCAAGTTACTCCCACTTCTTGATGGTTCCCACCTCTGACTTTCGGATCTAAGAGCATTAATAGCCACGGCCCGTCTGCTCATTCCTCCTCCAACATTAGTTCCTGTCCCCTCGACATCATTTGCTAGCATCGGttcagaaaaaaaaggggggggggattccaGGCAACAAAGCATCCTGGTAAAAGTCGTGGCTGCATCACCGAGCAAATCAGGCTAAGAGGGTCTTAGGCAGAAGCTATTTATATTCCTGTGCACATGATCCTGCCACCGTGTCTGAGAAAACAAGCTGGGTGTCACGTAGCTGGTTCTCTGATTCAGGCAAGACTGGGATGGCAATCAGATCTGGGCCAGGAGGGGTCCTTTTTTAACTGTTTCTTATTCACCAAACTGCAGGTTTGTGGCTTTGTATATATCGCAGCTGAGAGGTGGTTGAAAGCTACAACAATCCTTGAAGATGAGGAGATAGGCACCTCCTCTTGCATTTGGGCCAGCACCCCCTAAACCAAACCAGTGTATCCATCCATGTCAGGAAAGCGTAGCGACCCCCCCTAGACAGTGCAAGACAAGCCTGGGAAATAAAAGCGACTGACCCTTCctgtttattatttaatataacCCTGTTGTGTTCTGAAGAAGGGTGTGGCTGCTCCGTCGCTGATAGTGTCTAGGTCTCTTCCGTGGTAAGCAATAATGAAATGGGAGTGGGTGTTATGGCCAAGTTTCCAACCCCCCTCCTCGATAGCTGTATTAGCTCTGCTGGGCTCATGGGAATAAAACATATATTTGCCGCCATCTACCGCAGATAGGACTCCGGTGGAGCAAATCTGATGGGTAAAAAGGGGTTGTTTTTACATAGCTATGCTCCTTTTCATGACCACAACTGCACTTTCATACAAACTCTGAGCAAGGGATCTGCAGGTAAGATCTGCTGCTACTTTGTGGCTGGCAGGGAAGAGTTGGGACTTGAGTGGATGAGGCTACTGTATTGCACAACCATCCCACAGAGGGTGGCCacttccccttttctcctcccaTCCAGGGAGTACCTCCCCAGTGCCTTTTTCGGTACATCGCCTCTCGCTATGCAACTGGTGtggggaagcagctgctgctggagtgaggcagggacaggcagggctctGCTAACTCGGGGCGCCCTATGGCAT is from Dermochelys coriacea isolate rDerCor1 chromosome 3, rDerCor1.pri.v4, whole genome shotgun sequence and encodes:
- the KCNK3 gene encoding potassium channel subfamily K member 3, translated to MKRQNVRTLALIICTFTYLLVGAAVFDALESEGETSERRRLEEKQLELRGKYNLSSDGYKELEWVVLKLKPHKAGVQWKFAGSFYFAITVITTIGYGHAAPSTDGGKVFCMFYALLGIPLTLVMFQSLGERINTFVKYLLHRIKKCLGMRRTEVSMANMVTIGFFSCISTLCIGAAAFSYYEHWSFFHAYYYCFITLTTIGFGDYVALQKDEALQTKPQYVAFSFVYILTGLTVIGAFLNLVVLRFMTMNAEDEKRDAEHRALLTHNGQASSVHTTDTTSSTTAVGGGGGGGGGGGFRNVYAEVLHFQSMCSCLWYKSQEKLQYSIPMIIPRDLSTSDTCVEQSHSSPSRYPDTPSNRCFCNAQRSAISSVSTGLHSLSALQGLMKRRSSV